The window CTAAGTCGATACATTCCGCTCGTTCAGCGGCGTAGGATTTAGATAACATCCCTTCTATCGGAACGTCCACCCACTCTGGATCCGCCATATATTGTTCCCGATCCGCGAAGGCAAGCTTTTTCGCTTCAACCATCAGATGTACACTTTCGGCAGTATTGCACCCTAAGGTTTGCAAATCAAAGCGTTCAACCATGTTTAATTCTTGAAGTAAGATATGCCCGCTTGAGTTGGGTGGCATTTCATAAACCTCGTATCCACGGTAGTTGACATGTATGGGATCAGCCCAGTGGGCATGGTAGTTCGAGAGATCCTCGGCTGTCAAGAGTCCATCGTAGGCACGGCTGAATTCGCCAATGGCTTTAGCGATCTCACCTTCGTAGAATATCTCTCTTCCGTGTTTGGCGATTTTCCGAAGGGTTTTACCAAGGTTGGGGTTCGCGAGGAATTGGCCTGCGGCGATCGGTTCGCCATCGTTGGTAAAGACGGCACGCGAATCTGGTTCGGCAGCAAAACGAGCGTTTTCGCCTTTAAGTCCGCCTGCCAGCCTATGACTCACGGGGAATCCGTCCTCGCAGAGCGAAATCGCTGGTGCGAGAACATCTTCTAATTTGAGTGTTCCGTAGCGTTCGTGTGCGAGAAGCCATGCGTCAACGATCCCTGGCACTGAGACGCTTCGCATGCCTTTCATCGGGATCCCGCCATCTTTGAGGTAGGTTTCTCGGGTAGCGGCACGCGGGGCAGGACCCGTTCCATTTACCGCCTCAACCTGCCCGGTTTCCGCCCAATAAATGAGGATAAAGCCATCGCCCCCAAGTCCGGAACCAGCAGGTTCAACCATACCGAGAGCTACAGCGGTTGCGATAGCAGCATCAACAGCGTTGCCCCCAGCCATCATTGTCTGAATACCCGCTTGTGAAGCGAGGACGTGTCCAGATGTAACCATGCCGTTTTTTCCCATCACAGAGGGACGGAACGCTGAAGCCGTAATACCGTGTGGAGATTGCATTTTTTAATTTTTCCTTTTTTTAATTTTTCCTTGCGGTTAAATAACGTGCGTTAGAACTATCAAATGCGTTTCTTAAATCCGCTCTCCATTACATTACGAGCTACGGGTTTGGACGATAACCTCTTACCCTACTGCTGATTGCTATAAGCAAGCATCTTCTTGGCGAACGCTTCAACATCAACTTTTTCGTGCGTTCGTGCTGATTCGTTGCATGCTTCCATGAGTATCCATGTACCGAGTGTTGTGTCCTGCATCCAGTCCCGATCCGTTCCGTTAGCAATCGCTTGTGCAAATGCATCAAACTGGAGGCGATCGTCCTCTATGAGACCGGCATGCAAATCTTGAAGGGATAGGTCTTCAATGGTTTGGCCGAGTCGGAAGAGTTGTAGGTGTCCTGCATCTCGTCGGAGATCTCCGACCTCGCCGTGGAAAGTCCAATGTCCACTCCACCCGAACGGAGTTGTATGCGCTGCCCGTGTGCCAGCATAAGAGAAAGGCGCACCGTTGGCATACTCCATAAGAGCGTTGCCACCAGCTGTTCCCCAAGCTTCAATCTGTCCAAGCTCTGGATCTCGCCGGTTATGGACATGCGCGGTAACGTACTTAGGAATTCCCTTCGCGGCGACAAGTTGATCGAGTTGGTGACTCGTGCCGGCGTGGAAGAAAAGCCCATCAACATAGGCATCGGGTTGCCGGGAATCTGGACCTGTGTATAAGTTTTGGCGAATCCAGAATCGACACTCACCCGCTATCATCTCACCAATGCCACCCTCTTCCCGAAGCCATTCCCGCATTTTCGCAGCAGCAGGATTCCAACGCTTATTCTGCCCTTGGACGATCATCAAGTTAGGGTTCGCTTTATGTGCGCTTATAATGTCGTGGAATTCTGCCTGTGTCGTTGCGATTGGTTTGACACAGAGGGTATGCATACCGAGGTTCAGGCTTTCAACAATTAATTTGGCGTGAACGGTTGTTGAAGCATAGATAAGACATGCCTGTGCCTCGTGTTTCTCTTTCGCTTCGGTTATTGTCGTGTAAATACGATCGGCAAGATAGTCAGGGACATCCCCATCTAAACTTGCTATAGCTTCGCGAGCTTCAGGGAGATTAATATCTACACAGGCAACCGGGTTAAGCCCTTTTGAATTAATCTGTGCTTGTAGGCGACCGTGCGCGAAATGGGTGCATCCGACATGAATCGTGGGAATCGGCATTTATAAATCTCCTTGTATTGGCTATCGGTTTCCTTCAGCAATCGGTTTTCAGAATGTTCTTTTTGACCGCTGACTCCCGATAGCCATCTTGGTACAATTTCGCGCTTAGGATACCTCAACGACAGGTGGATTGATGAAATCGTGATATTTCTGCGCTACTTTTCCAACGCTTGCATCGCCAGCATGGATAAGAACGCGGAACCGGAAGTGCATCTCCTCACCGTGTTTGAGCGTGTAGGAACCGTCTTTAGAAGGATCGCTTTCAAAAGCGCCACCTCCGAATATATTGCTGCCCATTAACCCATAATTGCGCACATGCCAATACGTCGGATAGCGTGGGTTGACGATATGATCGAACACAGCAATACCAACAGGTGTTCCATCAACAACACCAGAATAATCGCACCAGTTCGCGCGCTTCCCCCAAGTTTCTGCTTCATTGATACCACCAAAGGCGTTCTCTATCTTCCCACCGTCGGAAGCGTTCATGGATGGATGCACCCGAATTGAGATAATACCGCCCTCCTTGGTATCTCCGAAATGGACATCTCCCACGGAAGCGATAAAACTGAGATCGAGATCAAGAAGTGCGGCATCTTCAGGTAGGTTGTAGATACGGAAATTCTGCACATCCGTCATCAAAACCTCCCCCGCCTGTGTCCGCCAACTGTTTTGCGTATAAAGTCTACCGACGACAGCCCCACCCTGTTTTTGTGTGAAGCCTTGATGCACAACTTTTCCAGAATTACTGCCTTCCCCCCACAAGTCAACATCATTGACTTCGCCATAGGCGACGTAGAGGGAACGATGGTGGACGTGGTCCTTTGAAATGTCGCTTGTTTCACCGCGTGTTACTTCGCGTCCATTTGGACCGAGAACCGGAAAGAAATATGGACGAAACTGCCCAGTGTTGTGAGAAGTTGCGTAGCGAAATGTTGTAAAATGCCGGTTATTAAGTGTTACGGTTATTGTTTCGGCTTTTTCTTTTAACTGAACGCCTGTCTCGCCAGCAACACTTCCTTCCGATAGGGTGTAGGTCCGCGATTCACCAGCGGCAAGTCCATCAAGTATCCAAGTCAAGGTAGTCGTGCCATTCTCGTCAGCGTAGCACTGTGCTGAAATGACATCACCGGATGCGACATCTGTTAAGGTGACGGCACGATCGTGGAGTTGGCTCACGCCGGGATGGTTGACGTTAATGCTAACAGGACACTCATCCCGATTGTGAAAACCAGCATCGACAGTAAACGTCGGAAGATTCTGATTTGACATAAATTTCCTTCTTCGTATCTTGATTCCCCTCAGAAATTTTCCTAAGTAGCGAAGGGGCTAATTGCCCTGTTTGTAAGAGCCATACAGTTTTTAGGTGTGGCTATGGTTGTTTCAAGGAGGAACTAAAGGGATACTTTACCCTATTGATTAGCTCTCCTCAGAGGTGAGGGCGAGGATTCCCTCTTCTTCGCTATTGTAATTCTCAAAGACGCTCATTAAGCGTCCGAGAATGAGAAGATTTCGGATATGCGCACCTGCGTTGACGAGTGCCGTCCGCCCGCCTTTGCGGGAGACCGTCACGTTCACAGATACCAATGTGCCGAGTCCGCTACTGTCCATACGGGTAACATTCTCGAGGTTAAAGATAACTTTTGGAGAGTCAAAATGCTCCTCCAGTTCCTCATTAATCTGTTCTCTAATTTCAGCGTTTGCCGCACCAATCATGCGGCCCGTGGGTCGAATAACAATGACCCCTTCTCTTTGTCGGATTTCTGCTAACATCTATTTTCCTTTCTTAATTACTTGCATTAGGAGTTAATACGGGTTTACGGATTATGCCCTAACAAAGAAATTTTCAATAGGTTAATATAGTTGATTTTAAAAATTTTGTCAAGATTCTCAAATAGTTTTCTCTAACGTCCGGCGGACGGTGGAGGTGGCCAGTGAAGTCCGCGTTGACCTGATAAGGCGCGGTTGGGAGACGGACGATACGCTCGGTCGGGCAATC of the Candidatus Poribacteria bacterium genome contains:
- the ggt gene encoding gamma-glutamyltransferase, with the translated sequence MQSPHGITASAFRPSVMGKNGMVTSGHVLASQAGIQTMMAGGNAVDAAIATAVALGMVEPAGSGLGGDGFILIYWAETGQVEAVNGTGPAPRAATRETYLKDGGIPMKGMRSVSVPGIVDAWLLAHERYGTLKLEDVLAPAISLCEDGFPVSHRLAGGLKGENARFAAEPDSRAVFTNDGEPIAAGQFLANPNLGKTLRKIAKHGREIFYEGEIAKAIGEFSRAYDGLLTAEDLSNYHAHWADPIHVNYRGYEVYEMPPNSSGHILLQELNMVERFDLQTLGCNTAESVHLMVEAKKLAFADREQYMADPEWVDVPIEGMLSKSYAAERAECIDLDKAAFDVPAGGPETHEDTTCFCTADQAGNLVCILQSIQSGFGSSLIAGDTGVLLNNRMTYWHLEEGHPNCLMPGKRVRHTMNPVIVTKDGQPVLTCGTPGADTQVQTNLQLVTHMLDFGMTPQEAVSAPRWRSLQNPMESTIPHTCSNDLQLENRFSSDTKDGLGQRGHELQIVGDWGGPGSAQAIMVHPESGALIGGSDPRTDGYAVTF
- a CDS encoding Gfo/Idh/MocA family oxidoreductase, which encodes MPIPTIHVGCTHFAHGRLQAQINSKGLNPVACVDINLPEAREAIASLDGDVPDYLADRIYTTITEAKEKHEAQACLIYASTTVHAKLIVESLNLGMHTLCVKPIATTQAEFHDIISAHKANPNLMIVQGQNKRWNPAAAKMREWLREEGGIGEMIAGECRFWIRQNLYTGPDSRQPDAYVDGLFFHAGTSHQLDQLVAAKGIPKYVTAHVHNRRDPELGQIEAWGTAGGNALMEYANGAPFSYAGTRAAHTTPFGWSGHWTFHGEVGDLRRDAGHLQLFRLGQTIEDLSLQDLHAGLIEDDRLQFDAFAQAIANGTDRDWMQDTTLGTWILMEACNESARTHEKVDVEAFAKKMLAYSNQQ
- a CDS encoding PmoA family protein, whose product is MSNQNLPTFTVDAGFHNRDECPVSINVNHPGVSQLHDRAVTLTDVASGDVISAQCYADENGTTTLTWILDGLAAGESRTYTLSEGSVAGETGVQLKEKAETITVTLNNRHFTTFRYATSHNTGQFRPYFFPVLGPNGREVTRGETSDISKDHVHHRSLYVAYGEVNDVDLWGEGSNSGKVVHQGFTQKQGGAVVGRLYTQNSWRTQAGEVLMTDVQNFRIYNLPEDAALLDLDLSFIASVGDVHFGDTKEGGIISIRVHPSMNASDGGKIENAFGGINEAETWGKRANWCDYSGVVDGTPVGIAVFDHIVNPRYPTYWHVRNYGLMGSNIFGGGAFESDPSKDGSYTLKHGEEMHFRFRVLIHAGDASVGKVAQKYHDFINPPVVEVS
- a CDS encoding STAS domain-containing protein, with the protein product MLAEIRQREGVIVIRPTGRMIGAANAEIREQINEELEEHFDSPKVIFNLENVTRMDSSGLGTLVSVNVTVSRKGGRTALVNAGAHIRNLLILGRLMSVFENYNSEEEGILALTSEES